The sequence TAATGGTTTCGGAAACTGACTCTAATAAAGACTTAGTCCCCTCGCTCGCAATCGCAATTATCCTTGCGCCGCGTGCTTTCATTTCTTCCATGTTGCTAATCACTTTATCAAATGATTTACCTTCAGTCGCAATAAAAATAACTGGCATGCCTTCATCAATCAAAGCAATTGGTCCGTGTTTCATTTCTGCGGCTGGATAAGCTTCAGCATGAATGTATGAGATTTCTTTGAGTTTTAAAGCACCTTCTAAAGCTGTTGGAAAAGCAAAGCCGCGACCAAGATAAAAAACATCTTTAGCGGTAATAAAAGTTTTAGCTAATTCAAAAATATTACTTTTTTCTGCCAAAACTTTTTCCATCAAGTCCGGCACTGACATAAGCGACTTAAGTAAATCATTACTTCTTTTATCGTCTAATTGTTTATTTAACTTGCCCAATCGAACAGCTAGCAAAAGCAAAACTGATAACTGGGTTGTAAAAGCTTTGGTTGAAGCTACGCCAATTTCTTGACCAGCGTGAGTGTAAATCCCAGCATCTGCTTGACGCGCAATTGATGAACCAATTACATTACAGATACCAAGCACTGTGGCGCCCTTCTCCTTTGCTATCTCAATCGCGGCTAAAGTGTCGGCCGTTTCTCCAGATTGAGAAATTGCAATCACAATGTCATTTTCGTTAATCACCGGATTACGATATCTGAACTCTGAAGCATATTCAACTTCTGCTGGAATGCGAGCTAGTTCTTCAACAAAATATTCACCAGTTAAAGCAGCGTGCCAAGAAGTTCCGCAAGCTACTAAGATTATTCGTTTAGCTTTAAGAAATTTTTCTTCATACTGACTTATACCACCAAGGATTACATCAGCTGCAGCTAAATTTATTCTCCCGCGAATACTGTCGGTAATTGCTCGTGGTTGTTCAAATATTTCTTTTAACATGAAATGATCAAAATCACCTTTTTCAATGGCTGTAATATCTAATTCCAAACTTTTAACTTCAGGATGCTTTATTTCATTGGCCATGCTGGTAACAGTGTAAACTCCATTTCTTTGTAAAATTGCTACATCGCCATCATCGAGATATATGACTTGCTTTGTATGTTCGATGATCGGCGCCGCATCAGAAGCCACAAAAAATTCTTTCTCGCCGATACCAATCACGATTGGCGAACCTTTACGCGCCACAATTAATTGGTCAGGTTCATCTTGACTGATAATCGCTAAACCATAAGCGCCGGTAACTTGAGTTAAAGCTAAACGCACGGCCTCAACAGTAGAAATATTTTCTTTTTTAATACTTTCAATTAAATTGCTGATTACTTCTGTGTCGGTTTCGGATTTAAAAACATAACCGCGAGCTTCCAAAGCCTGTTTTAAAGCAGCATAATTTTCAATGATGCCGTTGTGGACTAAAACAATATTGCCACTTTGCGAAGCATGAGGATGAGAATTAACATCGCTTGGCGCACCGTGCGTTGCCCAACGCGTATGACCAATACCCAGATTATGATTAGTTCTATTTTCTTCGTCGACTAATTTTTTAAGATTCTCAACTTTACCACTTTTTTTGTAAACTAAAATATTTTCATTATTATGCAAAGCCACCCCAGCGCTATCATAGCCGCGGTATTCTAATCGTTCTAAGCCTTTAAGAATAATTGGCCAAGCTTGTTTTTCTCCAATGTAACCGACAATGCCGCACATAAATTATTTATTTAAATATTTTTTAATCGCTTCAATATCAATTGACTGATGCTCTCCGCCTAGCTCTTGTTTGTATGATAATAAATCACGTGGATCCATAATAGAAACCATAAGGCCATTAATATTAGTCACAACAGCGTCATACAAACGTCTTTCTTTAACTTTTAGCCACTGAGTCTGATCTAAATTACTCATTAACAATGTATCAACATCAGTCATATCAATCTCTTGTCCATTATAATTAACAGACAAAGTATTACAATCCCACTTCTCGTTTAAGTAATGTTTTGGCCCGGCTGTAATAAAATCTGAGGCTTCGGCAATAATAGCATCAAAATATTTTCCAGACAAAGAAATATCTATGTCATTTACTTCTCGCTCTGATCCATAAACTTTAGCCGCCAAGCCACCACCAATTTTATAAGGCACATTATTCCTCTCAAGAATATCAACTATCCAACGTAAACCTTCTATTTTTTTTTCTTCCAACTTTATTTCCATAAACAATTATAACTTAGCTCTCTTTAGCGAAAAGATTGATAACTGATAATAAAACCTAATTAACAAAATCAAGTATAGTCTTAAAAGCAATTTCGTAATTTTCTTTTCGAATTGACTGTCGCTGCGTTCCTAGCAGCTCAAAAGACTCATCAGTAACCAATTGATTTTCAACCAGATTTTCAGCGGCAAACAATAGTGCGGCCGATGGAACATTAAAATGATTGGACACTGCAAAAATTGTTGAAGACTCCATATCAACCCCTACATAACCTTGCTCTGACCAATCATCAACATCCTCTTTGGTTTCAGCTAGCATGGCTTGAACAGTCATTAGCTTTCCTTCGTGAATCTTTTCTCGATGTTTAATCTTTTCTTTAATAGCATTAGATAAAACTATATCTGATTCATAAACAAAAGAATCATTGTCACGATTATACATTCGAGTTGAACTTTCATTACCATAACTTGCTGTAGGAATAATTGTGTCAGTTGTGACTATACCTTTTTGCAAAGCACCGCAACTGCCTATCAGAATATTAGCATCTGAGCCAAGCAAACAGGCAACATGAACTAATTCGCTTAAATAAGCTGTGCCATAAGCCACGTCAAACCAAATACGTTTACCGTTAATTATGAAACATTTTATTTCATTAAAAAATTCATCATTAATTTTTTCTTCGCTGTAAGCTAGCCCTAATTTATCAAGCGCTTCGTGCAAATGACGATACCCTTTGGCTTTAGGATTTGTGCCTGAAACAATAAGACCGTCAACTCTATAAGTCGATTCAACTTTAAGAATTCTTTGAATATCTTGTCTAGTTAAACTCTTGTACATATTAAACAATTTATGCAAATAAATTTTCCGATATTGTTAAAAAATAACTTAGACGTCGTCTTCCTCTAATACATTATTTAGATCGGCAATACATTGCTCGGAGTTATTAAACAATACACTATTTATACCAAGAGAAAGTGCGCCCTCAACATTTTCTTTTAAATCATCAATAAAGACTGTCTCCTGCGGACTTACTTTGAGTTTCTCTAAGGTGTGTTGATAGATGCGCGGATCAGGTTTTCTCATTTTTACATCATAAGAACTGACAACAACATCGAACAAGCTAGAAATATTAAAAACTTCTTGTAAATACTTTTCTAGTCCTGAAGTGAAATTTGACAGCAAGCCAATTTGATATTTTTTTTTCAATTCAACAATATATTTTTCTATTTCTGGACGAAGACTCATTAGTGAGTTAGCCTCATCGTAAATCATATTAAGTTCATCAAGGTTTAGACTAATAGCAGGCTTTGTTTTCTCAAAAAAGTCTGTTACTGAACTAAAATCACCCACCATAGCGCCTCGCGTATATGATTCAAATAAATTATGTATAGCCCCGCTCTCTAGGCCTTTAAGTTCTTCGTATTTACTGTAAGTCTTTTCAAAGCCTTCTCTCCATTCCACGATAGGCCCACCAAAATCAAATATAATAGCTTTTATCATAAACATTCATTATATGCGGGTTATTTTAACTCAATTTATAGGTCCTGTAAAGTTATCCACAGACAACGCTTGACGCTAAATTAAAACAAAGGTATATTAAATGTAATATATTTTTTACGTATAAAATATATTACTATTATTAAGTAAACTATATGTTAGGAAAACCATCATGGTTCATGCGCCGAAAATATACAGGTTGGGGCTTTACGCCTAGAACCTGGCAAGGTTGGGTTTATATTTTAGTCATGATTCTCCCCTTTATTCTAATTACCAAGCTTGGTGATTTTGGTAAACTCGGATTAACCTTCATGATTATTTGGGCCCTAATTTTTGCTTTTGATTTCATCCATATCTTATTAAACTTAAAAATGGACGAAAGAGAAAAAATTCATGAAGCTATTTCTGAGCGTAATGCACTTTGGATAATCATTCTTGTTTTGATCGCTGGACTTGGCTATCAGACTGCTATTGGTGTTGCCGCACAAAATACTTTGACTGCTGATCCAGTAATTTTAGCAGCCCTAGTTGCGGGAACGATTGCAAAAATTATTTCTAACATTTATCTTGATAGAAAAGATTAAATAAATAACATGGAAACTAATATCGCCTATTATCGCGAGAAGCTGGGTCTAACACAGGAAAAGTTAGCAGAAATTATTGGCGCAACTCGTCAAACTATTATTTCCTTAGAACAAGGACGCTATAATCCTTCCCTGCTTCTGGCTCATAAAATTACCAAAGCCTTACAAAGAAAAAATATAGAAGAGGTTTTTATCATAAAATAATAATTTCTATAAAATAAAACGCCGCAAACCACGAAGGGTTTACGGCGTTTTATTGTTTTTTAATTATTTTAGCAATCTCTCACCTGACTGATCTATTATTATTACTTCTCCATCGCTTAATGTTTTATACGGAATATTATTTTCTTGATAATATTCCACTTCTTTATCCGTACTAGCTGATTCAGGATGATCTGATTTATAATGCACAGCCACGTTATAATCAATTAAGCCAAGTCCATCCCAACTAAATTCTTTTTCGTAAGACAGAGGAACAACATTAGGGTCATCTACAATATCAACACCAAGCAGGGTCGGCGCCGCAAGACAAACAGCGGCGCTAAAACCAGCGTACACTATTTGATTATTCATAACAGCTTCTTTTATAGCTTTACCAAAACCACTCTGTTTAAAAGCGCGCTGAAGAATAAAAGCATTGCCACCATGAATCCAAACAAGACCAAAATTTTTAAGATGCCTTTCTATTTACTCTGGCTTACTAAAATAATCACGCAAATCTAGCTCGCTAGCTTCAATTCCGAGTTCTAATAATTTTTCAATCTGATTTTGTGTGCTTAAGCTCCGACGCTCAGGGTCACCATAATCAACCGCATTCATAATAACAGCCGCTTTTTTATTTTCGCCCAGCAATTTAACTAACTCTTCAGGATGATTACCAAATTTATATGATGATAAATAAAGTTTCATAATCTTTGTATGCTAATTTATTTTTCTATAACAATAAAGTCGCCTTCCTCTAGTGCATAAATAGGTAAAGATTTGTCACCATAAGATTCAAGCTCCTTATAAGCTTTTTCCCATTCAATTACCCCGCGGGGATCGTCGTCTCCATAATTAGATTTATAATGAGAAATAAATTTAATTGGTAGAATTCCTAGACCATCCATATTTTTTCTCCAATCACAAGTCCAAAAATGCTTGACCATTACGTTTGATCCAGCTGAGTTTGTAACAATAACTTTATCCTTAAAAACCTCAGATAAATTAAACTGTTTTAACCAATATTGGATAAGATGATCGTCGCCGCCTTTAATATTTATTACATCTGCATTTTTCACCTGTTCTTCAAAAGTATCCGGCAAAGCCATCTGAAAGACAGGATTAATATCACTCGGAAATGAATTTTTAAAAGTAATCATATCATCTGTAAATTTCATTTCCCAGACCTCTCTGGCTTGAGCAAAATAACAAACAAGAAAACGCGGATTTTTATCTATCCCCTTAAAGACTTCTGAATAAAGAATTTTCGCCTTTTCAGGGTAGTTCCTTACTCCGCTAGAACTTAAGACATATTTGTCATCTGATTATTATCTTATTTATAAATATTTATACATTTTGTCTAATAAAAGCAGCTGGCTCTTCTAATGGTCTCTTCTCGTTGTCCCACAAAAAAGTCTTGATTCCAACTGAGCGAGCACTCTCAACCGCTTCAGGACTATGCTCGAAATAAACAACATCATCTGCTTTTAATTCAAAATGCCCTAGCATCTTCTTATAATATTCTGAATCTATTTTATCTGGATTATGTTTTAAGGTAAAAAATTCATACGGCATATTATTCAAACCATATTCTTCAAACTTTTCATCACTAGCGTTAGTAAGAATTATTTTCTTATTTGGAAACTCGTCCAACATTTGCCGCATAGGCTCAAAAATCTTAAAACCATCTTGGCTCTCGATAATAAAGGCAAATACTGCATCAACTAATATTGTTTTCATAATTTC is a genomic window of Candidatus Falkowbacteria bacterium containing:
- the glmS gene encoding glutamine--fructose-6-phosphate transaminase (isomerizing), whose amino-acid sequence is MCGIVGYIGEKQAWPIILKGLERLEYRGYDSAGVALHNNENILVYKKSGKVENLKKLVDEENRTNHNLGIGHTRWATHGAPSDVNSHPHASQSGNIVLVHNGIIENYAALKQALEARGYVFKSETDTEVISNLIESIKKENISTVEAVRLALTQVTGAYGLAIISQDEPDQLIVARKGSPIVIGIGEKEFFVASDAAPIIEHTKQVIYLDDGDVAILQRNGVYTVTSMANEIKHPEVKSLELDITAIEKGDFDHFMLKEIFEQPRAITDSIRGRINLAAADVILGGISQYEEKFLKAKRIILVACGTSWHAALTGEYFVEELARIPAEVEYASEFRYRNPVINENDIVIAISQSGETADTLAAIEIAKEKGATVLGICNVIGSSIARQADAGIYTHAGQEIGVASTKAFTTQLSVLLLLAVRLGKLNKQLDDKRSNDLLKSLMSVPDLMEKVLAEKSNIFELAKTFITAKDVFYLGRGFAFPTALEGALKLKEISYIHAEAYPAAEMKHGPIALIDEGMPVIFIATEGKSFDKVISNMEEMKARGARIIAIASEGTKSLLESVSETIIEIPKIDEILVPFLAAIPLQLLSYQVAVLRGCDVDKPRNLAKSVTVE
- a CDS encoding nucleotidyltransferase: MEIKLEEKKIEGLRWIVDILERNNVPYKIGGGLAAKVYGSEREVNDIDISLSGKYFDAIIAEASDFITAGPKHYLNEKWDCNTLSVNYNGQEIDMTDVDTLLMSNLDQTQWLKVKERRLYDAVVTNINGLMVSIMDPRDLLSYKQELGGEHQSIDIEAIKKYLNK
- a CDS encoding HAD family phosphatase, coding for MIKAIIFDFGGPIVEWREGFEKTYSKYEELKGLESGAIHNLFESYTRGAMVGDFSSVTDFFEKTKPAISLNLDELNMIYDEANSLMSLRPEIEKYIVELKKKYQIGLLSNFTSGLEKYLQEVFNISSLFDVVVSSYDVKMRKPDPRIYQHTLEKLKVSPQETVFIDDLKENVEGALSLGINSVLFNNSEQCIADLNNVLEEDDV
- a CDS encoding helix-turn-helix transcriptional regulator — encoded protein: METNIAYYREKLGLTQEKLAEIIGATRQTIISLEQGRYNPSLLLAHKITKALQRKNIEEVFIIK
- a CDS encoding Type 1 glutamine amidotransferase-like domain-containing protein; this translates as MERHLKNFGLVWIHGGNAFILQRAFKQSGFGKAIKEAVMNNQIVYAGFSAAVCLAAPTLLGVDIVDDPNVVPLSYEKEFSWDGLGLIDYNVAVHYKSDHPESASTDKEVEYYQENNIPYKTLSDGEVIIIDQSGERLLK
- a CDS encoding Type 1 glutamine amidotransferase-like domain-containing protein — translated: MITFKNSFPSDINPVFQMALPDTFEEQVKNADVINIKGGDDHLIQYWLKQFNLSEVFKDKVIVTNSAGSNVMVKHFWTCDWRKNMDGLGILPIKFISHYKSNYGDDDPRGVIEWEKAYKELESYGDKSLPIYALEEGDFIVIEK